The genomic window GCACGTTGTTGAGCGTGCTCATTACCCCGTCATCAGAAAGTCGTTCGCGGATTAATCTGAGTTTTTTCACATCAACACCGATCAAATTCGTTCTCAACTCATTTTCGAGATTCAGAACGCTTTGCTTGTAAAAGTTAAGCTTTCTCAAATGATTCTGAATGTCGGGGAGATAAGGGAATAGCATTGACTCCTCAAACCGTTTTTGGGCTTGAGATGTGTATGCCAGCACCTGGTAGGTTTTGTATTCGTAATCGAATACAGGCTCAATTAGCCAATCATTGCTAAGCCTACTCATAAGTATTAATACTCTTTTGGTGAATAAAAGTTGCCGACCTTTGATATACTTAACGCAAAAAGGTAAGAAATTTGCTATTGTGTGTTCAACGATCTTAAACTAGCCATATGTCAAATACTTATTCCAAAGCAATCCTTCTCATTTTTACAATTGTCACCCTTACATCTTGTGTTCCTAATGGAAAATTTATGGATGTATCACAAAAGCAAGAAGCGTGTGAACGTGAAAATGAGCAGCTGAGGCTCCAGAATGAAAAGTTGAGCACAGAATTGAATGAGTTCGACACAAAGTATAATGTGTCTGAGCGAAAAATTGACGCATTGAAATCTGATACGGCGGTATTGGGGAATAGCTTGCGCATCTTGAGAAAACAATACGACAAGATCAACACTTTGAATGATCAACTTCTTTCCAAGACTGCGAGCTTGCGCGAAGGTACGGAAGCAGAGAAGCAAACCTTGATGGCTGAGCTTGAAACAGTTCGACTGTCTCTCTTAGAAAAAGAGGATGCATTGAACCAACTGGAAACAGCATTGAATACGAAAGAGGAAGAGCTTTTAGAAAGAGAGGCAAAGCTTACAGAGTTACGAGCAGCGATCACTGAGAAGGACTCGTTGATGAACGCTTTACGGCAAAGTGTTTCTGACGCTTTACTTGGTTTTGAAGGCAATGGACTCACGATTGAAAAGCGAAATGGTCGCGTATATGTAAGCATGGAGGCAAAGCTGCTGTTTGCCACTGGAGAAACTGCTGTGGATAAGAAGGGGCAAGAAGTGATTATTGATTTAGCCAGAGCTCTTGGCAATAGAGACGATCTTGACATCGTAGTAGAAGGTCATACCGATACTGATGAATTTCAGAGATCTACCTTTCCACGTAACAACTGGGATCTAAGTGTTCTCAGAGCCACTTCTGTTATAAATATCATGCTGGCCAATTCAGACATCAACCCTGAAATGCTAGTGGCTGCGGGAAGAAGTCAATATATGCCCATTGACCCGAACAACAAGGCGAAAAATCGACGAATTGAAATTATCCTTTCGCCTAAATTGAATGAATTGCTTGAAATGGTGAGCGAGGATTAACCAAACATTTCCGTGAGCATATCGCGCACATGTCCTACCGAGTGAATTTCCAGTTTACCCGATAGAGCAGACTTAGAGAGTTGATGGTGTTTGGAGATGAAAATGGATTTGAATCCAAGTTTATCCGCTTCAGCAATGCGTTGTTCAATTCTATTGATGGGTCTTATTTCTCCTGATAAGCCGACCTCACCTGCAAAACAAGTTTGGCGTGGCAGGCTTAAATCTTCACTCGACGACAATACTGCCGCAACTACCGCGAGATCAATGGAAGGATCGTGTATTTTGAGTCCTCCTGCAATATTCAAAAAGACATCTTTGCCCGCCAATTTAAACCCACATCTCTTTTCGAGAACGGCCAGTAGCATGTTGAGGCGCTTGACATCATAACCCGTAGCTGATCGTTGAGGAGTTCCATAAACGGCGGTACTCACCAAGGCTTGAACCTCTATGATGAGTGGGCGAATTCCTTCAATAATGGCTGCAGCTGCGGAGCCGCTTAAATTATCAGCATAGCCACTCAGCAAAAGTTCCGAAGGGTTTTCTACACTTTGAAGTCCTGAACCTTCCATGCGGTAAATGCCCAATTCATTTGTGCTACCAAATCGATTTTTAGTACATCTGAGCAAGCGAAAGACATGATTCTGGTCCCCTTCAAAAAGAAGGACAGCGTCTACCATATGCTCCAGGACTTTCGGTCCTGCAATGTTTCCCTCTTTGGTAATATGCCCGATTAAAAAGAGCGTGACTCCTTCTTCTTTGGCAAATCGCATTAGTCGAGCGGCGCTTTCCCTGATCTGACTAATCGATCCCGGTGAAGATTCAATCCACGACGCATTCAGCGTTTGAACGGAGTCTATCACAATAAAATCAGGTTTGAGGCTACTTGCGTGTTCAATAATAGCATCAGGATCGGTTTCGGTAAGTAGGAAACACTTTGGGTTGAGTTCCCCGATTCGTGAGGCCCGATCAGCAATTTGGGCTTTGCTCTCCTCTCCGGATACATATAGCACATTTGCCTTTTCGTATTTTAAAGAGGTCTGAAGTAGAAGAGTCGATTTTCCAATGCCTGGCTCACCGGCTATTAAAACCAACGATCCGGGGACCATTCCGCCCCCCAAAACGCGATCTGCCTCTGCATCACCAGTATGGTTGCGCTTGCCGGTCTCACTTTGCACTTCACTTATGGCCACGGGCAAGCTCTCCTTTTTTCTCTCTGAGGAGAATCCCTTTTTTGATTTCACGACAGTTTCTTCAATAAAGGTGTTCCACTCTCCGCAAGAAGGACATTTGCCTTGCCACTTAGGCGATTCAAAACCACAATTCTGGCAAAAGAAAACAGATTTCGATTTAGCCATTTTTAGACTTTTTAATAATCGCTGTTGTGCTGTACCCTTCTACAAGCGGTATGGAAACCGTACTCTTACCATTGGCACGTTGAATATCCGATCCAACGATGTAATTCTTTTGCTTTGGATCATCCTGATCGGGATCGTAGTCCCCACCTTTTAGCAAGACATCAGGTTTGATTCGTTTTACCAATTCATAAGGGGTGCCATCGCTGAAGATTACCACGGCATCAACGCATTGCAAAGCAGCTATCAACGTAGCGCGATCACGCTCCCCATTGATTGGCCTTTCGGGTCCTTTGTTCAATGACTTAACGGAAGTATCAGAGTTAACTCCCACAATGAGAAAATCTCCTTGTTCGCTGGCAAGATTTAACAGTG from Cryomorphaceae bacterium 1068 includes these protein-coding regions:
- a CDS encoding OmpA family protein; the protein is MSNTYSKAILLIFTIVTLTSCVPNGKFMDVSQKQEACERENEQLRLQNEKLSTELNEFDTKYNVSERKIDALKSDTAVLGNSLRILRKQYDKINTLNDQLLSKTASLREGTEAEKQTLMAELETVRLSLLEKEDALNQLETALNTKEEELLEREAKLTELRAAITEKDSLMNALRQSVSDALLGFEGNGLTIEKRNGRVYVSMEAKLLFATGETAVDKKGQEVIIDLARALGNRDDLDIVVEGHTDTDEFQRSTFPRNNWDLSVLRATSVINIMLANSDINPEMLVAAGRSQYMPIDPNNKAKNRRIEIILSPKLNELLEMVSED
- the radA gene encoding DNA repair protein RadA — translated: MAKSKSVFFCQNCGFESPKWQGKCPSCGEWNTFIEETVVKSKKGFSSERKKESLPVAISEVQSETGKRNHTGDAEADRVLGGGMVPGSLVLIAGEPGIGKSTLLLQTSLKYEKANVLYVSGEESKAQIADRASRIGELNPKCFLLTETDPDAIIEHASSLKPDFIVIDSVQTLNASWIESSPGSISQIRESAARLMRFAKEEGVTLFLIGHITKEGNIAGPKVLEHMVDAVLLFEGDQNHVFRLLRCTKNRFGSTNELGIYRMEGSGLQSVENPSELLLSGYADNLSGSAAAAIIEGIRPLIIEVQALVSTAVYGTPQRSATGYDVKRLNMLLAVLEKRCGFKLAGKDVFLNIAGGLKIHDPSIDLAVVAAVLSSSEDLSLPRQTCFAGEVGLSGEIRPINRIEQRIAEADKLGFKSIFISKHHQLSKSALSGKLEIHSVGHVRDMLTEMFG
- a CDS encoding adenylyltransferase/cytidyltransferase family protein, producing the protein MSRLDRVNEKIIEIDKLDNLAQRLRVKGKRIVFTNGVFDILHRGHVTLLNLASEQGDFLIVGVNSDTSVKSLNKGPERPINGERDRATLIAALQCVDAVVIFSDGTPYELVKRIKPDVLLKGGDYDPDQDDPKQKNYIVGSDIQRANGKSTVSIPLVEGYSTTAIIKKSKNG